A region from the Azospirillaceae bacterium genome encodes:
- a CDS encoding DUF983 domain-containing protein: MTTDPVSPDDPVRAAPGPRVADGTEDVMTDTPIIETSQEVVAPPKGMVGTAMMRGIRRCCPNCGAPGLFVGYTKVAPVCTNCGLETGKFRADDAPPYFTIFVVGHIVVGSALAVEQNFHPSLWVHAALWGPLTLALSLALLPLFKGAVIGVQWAMGIRG, translated from the coding sequence ATGACGACCGACCCCGTTTCCCCCGATGATCCCGTCCGGGCAGCACCGGGCCCCCGTGTCGCCGACGGCACGGAGGATGTCATGACCGATACGCCCATCATTGAGACAAGCCAGGAAGTCGTCGCCCCGCCCAAGGGCATGGTGGGCACCGCCATGATGCGCGGCATACGCCGCTGCTGTCCCAACTGCGGCGCGCCGGGCCTGTTTGTCGGCTATACCAAGGTGGCACCGGTCTGCACCAATTGCGGCCTGGAAACGGGCAAGTTCCGCGCCGATGATGCGCCCCCCTACTTTACCATCTTCGTCGTCGGCCATATCGTGGTCGGATCGGCGCTTGCCGTGGAACAGAACTTCCACCCCAGCCTGTGGGTGCACGCGGCCCTGTGGGGACCGCTGACCCTGGCCCTGTCGCTGGCCCTGTTGCCCCTGTTCAAGGGTGCGGTCATCGGCGTGCAGTGGGCCATGGGCATCCGCGGTTAG
- a CDS encoding VOC family protein codes for MESPRQFISGLSLVVRDYDEAKAWYRDVLGFTVVEDTDLGDGKRWVVVAPPGSGETRLVLARAATPEQEAAIGKQAGGRVFLFLANRRFLARL; via the coding sequence ATGGAGAGCCCCCGTCAGTTCATCAGCGGCCTGAGCCTGGTCGTGCGCGACTATGACGAGGCCAAGGCCTGGTACCGAGACGTGCTGGGCTTCACCGTGGTGGAGGACACCGATCTGGGCGATGGCAAGCGCTGGGTGGTGGTGGCGCCGCCGGGGTCGGGCGAGACCCGCCTGGTCCTGGCCCGCGCCGCGACGCCGGAGCAGGAGGCCGCCATCGGCAAGCAGGCGGGCGGCCGCGTCTTCCTGTTCCTGGCAAACCGACGATTTCTGGCGCGACTATGA
- a CDS encoding S41 family peptidase, with protein sequence MAPASRRSVFVRAAADVATACAQARGVLVLGALTLALGLGACAGSGSPPSGATLSEQFYRSAYGRIDELYLDPVDLRRLVVDGLVHTGERVPGIVVTALAANARTVTITLGGPGSVLGTKTQARTFPLPDGADANAWAHLAAGVTEWVVAKSPDLAAKGGDQAREAVYRTMMEGAAADLDPYSRYTAPGAARDERARRDGYDGIGVTLEETPTGFRIIAVAPGSPAATAGLLVGDLIIAVGGIPVAPRAGLLPAGGDPDILPPMDIKTVMARLSGPPGTGVPVRLSRGDAVLTITVGRQRIILPTVMAERAGAAGVLHVSRFNAGTADAVKAAVRRFRDAGAAEGGPPTGWVLDLRGNTGGLLDQAVAVADLFITSGPILTTIGRHPDSRQHYEATPGDILDGAPLVVLADGQTASAAEVVLGALIDSGRALDVGTTSFGKGVVQTVTRLPNGGELFITWSRIVNPAGHSFDHQGLAPALCTSGRTDAAAILASLRTSSRPVVMTHGDACPAEHNRPAPVDLTVAENLLANPALLRRAQLAGQPLLADQPAPNPVAAQ encoded by the coding sequence GTGGCGCCAGCCAGCCGCCGGTCAGTCTTTGTCCGTGCCGCCGCCGACGTGGCCACAGCCTGTGCGCAAGCCCGGGGCGTGTTGGTGCTGGGCGCCCTGACCTTGGCCCTGGGACTGGGCGCCTGCGCCGGATCCGGCAGCCCCCCCAGCGGCGCGACGCTCAGCGAGCAATTCTACCGCAGCGCCTATGGCCGCATTGATGAGTTGTACCTGGACCCGGTGGATTTGCGCCGGCTGGTGGTCGATGGCCTGGTCCACACGGGCGAGCGGGTGCCGGGCATCGTGGTGACCGCCCTCGCCGCCAATGCACGGACGGTAACCATCACCCTGGGCGGCCCCGGCAGCGTGCTGGGCACGAAAACGCAAGCACGCACCTTTCCCCTTCCCGACGGCGCCGACGCCAACGCCTGGGCCCACCTGGCGGCCGGCGTGACGGAATGGGTGGTGGCGAAGTCACCCGACCTGGCGGCCAAGGGCGGCGACCAAGCGCGCGAGGCGGTGTACCGGACCATGATGGAAGGGGCGGCGGCCGACCTGGACCCGTACAGCCGCTATACCGCCCCGGGTGCGGCGCGCGATGAACGGGCGCGCCGCGACGGCTATGACGGCATCGGCGTCACGCTGGAGGAAACACCCACCGGTTTCCGCATCATCGCTGTCGCCCCGGGCAGCCCGGCGGCGACGGCCGGCCTGCTGGTGGGGGACCTGATCATCGCCGTGGGCGGCATTCCCGTGGCCCCCAGGGCCGGACTTCTGCCGGCGGGGGGCGATCCCGATATCCTGCCCCCCATGGACATCAAGACCGTGATGGCGCGGTTGAGCGGCCCGCCCGGCACCGGCGTGCCCGTGCGCCTGTCCCGAGGGGACGCCGTGCTGACCATCACCGTCGGGCGCCAGCGCATCATCCTGCCCACCGTGATGGCGGAACGGGCGGGGGCGGCCGGCGTGCTGCATGTCAGCCGTTTCAACGCCGGCACGGCCGACGCGGTCAAGGCCGCCGTCCGCCGCTTCCGGGATGCGGGCGCGGCCGAGGGCGGCCCCCCCACCGGCTGGGTGCTGGACCTGCGGGGCAACACCGGTGGCCTGCTGGACCAAGCGGTGGCGGTCGCCGACCTGTTCATCACCAGCGGCCCCATCCTGACCACCATCGGCCGCCACCCCGACAGCCGCCAGCATTATGAGGCCACGCCGGGCGATATCCTGGACGGCGCGCCGCTGGTGGTGCTGGCCGACGGGCAGACGGCCTCGGCCGCGGAGGTGGTGCTGGGCGCCCTGATCGACAGCGGCCGCGCCCTGGACGTGGGCACCACCAGCTTCGGCAAGGGTGTGGTGCAGACGGTCACCCGCCTGCCCAATGGCGGTGAGCTGTTCATCACCTGGTCGCGCATCGTCAACCCCGCCGGCCATTCCTTCGATCATCAGGGCCTGGCGCCGGCCCTGTGCACCAGCGGCCGGACGGACGCCGCCGCCATCCTGGCCAGCCTGCGCACGTCCAGCCGTCCCGTGGTGATGACCCATGGCGATGCCTGCCCGGCGGAGCACAACCGCCCCGCCCCCGTCGACCTGACGGTGGCGGAAAACCTGCTGGCCAATCCGGCGCTGCTGCGCCGCGCGCAACTGGCGGGGCA
- the rnr gene encoding ribonuclease R — protein sequence MPKRPEGPRRAPSPKPVPARRAADAPFPSREEVLDYIQSSPVPVGKREIARAFNITGDGRIVLKEMLKDLESEGTIEKGEGRRVAAPAALPEVAVLIVSEITPDGEVLARPTTWAHETPPPRIYMVAEKRGHAALALGDRVLARLARQPQADGEDIYEGRTMRKLDGGTATRIVGIYERARDGGRLKPVDRRAKAEFAVADANAEGAQPGDLVVAELLPSSRLGLKQVRVVERLGSIEEPRAVSLIAIAQHAIPTQFARAAIEEAEAAPEPTVEGRTDLRDIPLVTIDGEDARDFDDAVFAEPDTDPNNPGGWHLLVAIADVSFYVRPGMALDRNAFDRGNSVYFPDRVVPMLPEALSNELCSLKPAVNRACLAVHMWIDGQGRLKRHRFVRGLMRSAARLTYTQVQKARDGEADETTGPLMERVINPLYGAFAVLQKARDARGTLELDLPERLVKLDDAGSIQSIGVRPRLDSHRLIEEFMIAANVAAAEALEAKHAPCLYRVHAEPARDKLEALRQFLGSLGYTLAKGQVLKPILFTRILAKAANTPEADLVNTVILRSQSQALYQPENIGHFGLALPRYAHFTSPIRRYADLVVHRSLVKAYGLGPGGLDEEEAGRLVQVGEHISTTERRAATAERDALDRYVAAYLSDKVGGIFTGRVGGVTRFGLFVTLHETGADGLVPISTLPDDFYDHDEANHQLVGRRWGRTYRLGTVVKVRLVEADRISGSMVFALLGEDTDDAPWLAGGQSTEKGGRARLTRKTADRQKARAKPKG from the coding sequence ATGCCGAAGCGTCCGGAGGGCCCCCGGCGGGCACCATCGCCCAAGCCGGTGCCGGCCCGCCGTGCGGCCGACGCCCCCTTCCCCTCGCGTGAAGAGGTCCTGGACTATATCCAGTCCAGCCCGGTGCCGGTCGGCAAGCGGGAGATCGCGCGCGCCTTCAACATCACCGGCGACGGCCGCATCGTCCTGAAGGAGATGCTGAAGGACCTGGAGTCCGAAGGCACCATCGAGAAGGGCGAAGGGCGCCGCGTGGCCGCACCCGCCGCCCTGCCCGAGGTGGCGGTGCTGATCGTCAGCGAGATCACGCCGGATGGCGAGGTGCTGGCCCGCCCCACCACCTGGGCGCATGAGACCCCGCCGCCCCGCATCTACATGGTGGCGGAAAAGCGCGGCCATGCCGCACTGGCCCTGGGCGACCGCGTGCTGGCCCGCCTGGCGCGCCAGCCGCAGGCCGATGGCGAGGACATCTACGAAGGCCGCACCATGCGCAAGCTGGACGGCGGCACGGCCACGCGCATCGTCGGCATCTATGAACGCGCCCGCGACGGCGGCCGGCTGAAGCCGGTGGACCGTCGCGCCAAGGCGGAATTCGCCGTGGCCGACGCCAATGCCGAAGGCGCGCAGCCGGGCGATCTGGTGGTGGCCGAACTGCTGCCGTCCTCGCGCCTGGGCCTGAAGCAGGTGCGGGTGGTGGAACGGCTGGGCAGTATCGAGGAACCACGCGCCGTCAGCCTGATCGCCATCGCCCAGCACGCCATCCCCACCCAGTTCGCCCGGGCCGCCATCGAAGAGGCGGAGGCGGCACCTGAGCCGACGGTGGAGGGGCGCACCGACCTGCGCGACATCCCCCTGGTCACCATCGATGGCGAGGACGCGCGCGACTTCGACGACGCCGTGTTCGCGGAGCCCGACACCGATCCCAACAACCCCGGCGGCTGGCACCTGCTGGTCGCCATCGCCGATGTCAGCTTCTACGTCCGGCCGGGCATGGCGCTGGACCGCAACGCCTTCGACCGGGGCAACAGCGTCTATTTCCCCGACCGCGTCGTGCCCATGCTGCCCGAGGCGCTGTCGAACGAGCTGTGTTCGCTGAAGCCGGCGGTCAACCGCGCCTGCCTGGCGGTCCATATGTGGATCGACGGCCAGGGCCGGCTGAAGCGCCATCGCTTCGTGCGCGGCCTCATGCGCTCCGCCGCGCGCCTGACCTACACCCAGGTGCAGAAGGCCCGCGATGGCGAGGCGGACGAGACGACCGGCCCGCTGATGGAACGGGTGATCAACCCGCTGTACGGCGCCTTCGCCGTGCTGCAAAAGGCCCGCGACGCCCGCGGCACCCTGGAACTGGACCTGCCGGAACGGCTGGTGAAGCTGGATGATGCAGGATCCATCCAGAGCATCGGCGTGCGTCCCCGCCTGGACAGCCACCGCCTGATCGAGGAATTCATGATCGCCGCCAACGTGGCGGCGGCCGAAGCGCTGGAGGCGAAGCACGCCCCCTGCCTCTACCGCGTCCACGCCGAACCCGCGCGCGACAAGCTGGAGGCGCTGCGGCAGTTCCTGGGCTCCCTGGGTTACACCCTGGCCAAGGGCCAGGTGCTGAAGCCCATCCTGTTCACCCGCATCCTGGCCAAGGCGGCGAACACGCCCGAGGCGGACCTGGTGAACACCGTCATCCTGCGCAGCCAGAGCCAGGCGCTGTACCAGCCGGAGAACATCGGCCATTTCGGCCTGGCGCTACCGCGCTACGCCCATTTCACCTCCCCCATCCGGCGTTACGCCGACCTGGTGGTCCACCGTAGCCTGGTGAAGGCCTATGGCCTGGGGCCCGGCGGGCTGGATGAGGAGGAAGCGGGCCGCCTAGTGCAGGTGGGGGAGCATATCTCCACCACCGAGCGCCGGGCCGCCACGGCGGAGCGCGACGCGCTGGACCGCTATGTCGCCGCATACCTGTCGGACAAGGTGGGCGGCATCTTCACCGGCCGGGTCGGCGGCGTCACCCGCTTCGGCCTGTTCGTCACCCTGCATGAGACGGGGGCCGACGGGCTGGTCCCCATCTCCACCCTGCCGGACGATTTCTACGACCATGACGAGGCCAACCATCAATTGGTGGGCCGTCGCTGGGGCCGCACCTACCGCCTGGGCACGGTGGTGAAGGTGCGCCTGGTTGAAGCGGATCGTATCTCAGGTAGCATGGTGTTCGCCCTGCTGGGCGAGGACACCGACGACGCGCCCTGGCTGGCCGGCGGCCAGTCGACCGAAAAGGGCGGCCGCGCCCGCCTGACCAGAAAGACGGCTGACCGCCAGAAAGCCCGCGCCAAACCCAAAGGATGA